GGGTGAGGGCAAGCAGTCACCCTGCGGGTGGGGAAATGTGCAGAAAAATGATGATTTCTGGCGTGTTTGCAGGCCTGCGCCTTAGACAAGTGCTGCACTCCGCAGTGTAAATTCAAACAAGGAATGAAGTGCTCCTTCGGATTATGTTGTGCAAATTGCCAGGTAAGGCGTGTTCATCATTAACAGAAATTAAGGGCGTGTTTAAACTTCGGAGCAGTAGCAGCGTCTATAGCAGCGCTGGCAACCAGCTTTCTGGTTCTGCTTGGATGGGCATCTCCAAAAAAACTTAATGATGTTTGTGCTGCATTTGTCTCCTCTGGATTGTGTTGTAATGAATGTCAGGTAAGGCTTGTATTTACAATTACCACAAGATCATCATTTATTTTTGGAGAAACAGTATGTTCCTGTGCTGAAGGATGGGAGGCACACTCTCCCCTGTGCAATCGGAGAGGTTCCCAGGGAAGGGCtttccagcccagctccctgAACGCCCCGGGAGGACTATTCGTGGGGGAAGCCTGTCCTGGGCAGCGTCACAGGCGTGTGGTGACCTGGAGCCTCAGCGGCCGTCCCGAGGGAGCGGGGCCGTGTGTGAGGGCAGCGTCGGGAGGGTCTGTGTGGGGCCTGAGAGGGGACCGCGCTGGCGGGACGGAGAGACGAGTCCTTTCTGCCTCCCCTGCCAGTTCAAGCAGAAGAACTCGCAGTGCCGCCCCGCCGCCGATGCGCAGTGTGACCTGGCCGAGTTCTGCAACGGGTCCTCCGCGTCCTGCCCCCCCGACCTGTACGTGCAGGACGGGCACGGCTGTGAGCGCGGCACCGGCTACTGCTACAAGGGGCGCTGCCAGTCCCCGGACCTGCAGTGCCAGCGGCTCTACGGGAGAGGTAACGGGCAGCTCTGGCATCACCAGTACTAACGTTGAGCTCCAGGTCTGGTCTAGGGCAGAAGGCAGCATCCGAGTCCGATGGGTGCCCACCCTCCCTCTCGCATGAAGTTGGGGACCACCAGGATTACCAGCGTGGGGAAGGGCAGAGGAGACCCCAGGATGGATTTCCCATGCTTGTGGAGAGGGGCAGGAATGGGCCATCAGAAGAGGGTGACGTTTTCCGTAGGAGTTTCAGGCTGAACGTTGACACAGCCTGTGTGTATGACAGTCGTGCACACCTCACTGCCCCTCTGAGCGGAGAACGAGCCAGAAACATACCCCGATGCTGCTGTGGAAGGTGGTCTGGGCTGGTCAGGCCATTCCACCGCCTCCGAGACCTGTCCCACCACCCGAACAGAGGCGGCTAGCGATGGGACAGGAGCGGTAGCCAAGTGTCCCTGTCAGAGGCCAGAACTGATAAGTGTTAGAGGCAACAGAGGTATCTTTGTTTTACCCTCGGCGGTAATGGCTGTTGTCTCTAAACTTCCAGGTGCAAAAAATGCTCCCTTGGCCTGTTACGAAGAAGTCAACAGTCATCAGGACAGGTTTGGGCACTGTGGCAACCACCCGAAGGACGGCTATCAGCCCTGTTCCTGGCCGTAGGTTTCAGGGGAATGCAGAGTGTTGAAttggaaatatatatttattttgtgcttCCCATTACTGTTGATGCAAAGTAATAACCTGTGAGAAGGTTGTTTTTGGTATGTTGTTCTTTTGCTGGGCGGGACTGACCTGCAGTATTAGCTCTAGCTGTTCTTCAGAGAAATGGTGGGGTAGAGAAACCAGAGGCTTCTGAGGCCAGCCTCAGCACACGCCTAATTGTGCGAGTATTTAATGTCCTGATGGCTCGTAGGACAGCTTCTCCCCTGGTATCAAGGATTCAGCTCTTCTGAAACATCACACGCTTGTGCTTTTATTTAGTGTAAATCCCCCTCCCCGAGCCCAGCACCTCACCGCCTCCAGCACTGCGCTCGGTCAGATGCTGCGCGCACTGCGCTAATCTATTGTGCTAACGGATTTTTTAGGAATCTGGGATGTGGAAAGCTAGTGTGTACGTACCCGAATCGTATTCCCTTCACAAAAGTCAAGGGTGCCATAATTTATGCTCAAGTGCAAGGACATCTCTGCGTGTCTTTCGATTTTCTGCGTGGACCCACGGCGCTAGATCCTCTCCTGGtaaaagaaggaacaaaatgTGGTCCTGGAAAGGTGAGAAATATTGCACGAGCATCTGGCAATGGCACATAACTATCACGACAGTAACTGTTTTAGAAATAGTTGCCATTTTGCAGTATGGTTTAAAGGTGGTCTGTGCTTATGTTTTTAGTAATTATTACCTGTGCTATTGACTGTTGATCGTTCCTTAGGGCTAGGAATCCTTTTTAGAGTTATGGCAAGCATGATAAAGGGTGATGAAAAAGTGCCCAGCAGGATTTTTTACCTTTTGGTCTTCCAGGTTTGTATGAACGGCACGTGCCACCCACATTCGGTCCTCAAGTATGACTGCAACGTGCAGAAAAAATGCCACGGGCATGGAGTAAGTAGCAGCAGAGCAGTTAAGTTAGCGTTACTGGTTTGACGCATATTGCCGGAGAGAGAGGTTCAGTTAAAATACCCACGGAGGCTTGTCTGTGAATTGCCGAGACCTGTGTTTTGGGCTAACGCTTGTTCTCTGAAATCATCATGCAGTGACCAGTTATTGTGGGAGACATTAAGTGAGACTGCCTAACTTACGTTCTGTCCCAAGTGAAAAATAAGTGGGATAAAGGGGCTTGGAGCATTTGCTTGTCTGGATTagcagaaaactggaaaaagattATTGAGAGGGGATTTAACTGCACATGGCTGAATTAGCATTGGAAAGCATGACCATGCCTGCGCAAGGCGAGAGGCAGAGGGCGAAGAGCGGAGCAGTGCCACGGGGCACCGGCCGGCCGGTCGTGACCGCAGCCTGGGATCGGGGCGTGCGGGGAGAGCAGGGGCGGGTGGGAAAGCAGCAATCCCAGTGGGGACAGAGCACGTTCCTCAGTAGGGGTTTCCCCAGTGAGGGGGGTTTCCTGCCCACCCTGGTGCTTGCAGGTGTGCAATAACAAGAAGAACTGCCACTGCGATCCGGGCTGGAACCCCCCGAGGTGCAAGACTCGAGGATCCTCTGTCGGCGGCAGCATCGACAGCATGCTGGGCCGCGgtgggtgctgcagctgggctctggGTGCCCCATGGTTTTATGGGGTGCAATAGCAGCTCCCACTGCCCCGCAAGCCGCCTCGTTGGGCTcgcagctgagcagaggggctgtggcATCACCCGGCCCTTATTTTTGCTTCTCCCCCTAGGTCATATCACCCAAAGCTCTGCCCCAGCCGTGCTGAAGaactggctgctgctgagcctcAGCATCATCCTCCTCGCCCTGGTCTGTGGCACTGTCGTGATCATGAAGCGGAGCCAGCTGAAAAGATTCTGTGCAAGGAGGGGATCGCACGCGGATGGGTAAGTTGATGTTAGTTACTTAATGCAAATCCTCCGTTCCGGGTGTGGGAGATGGGCAGGGGTTTGTGGGAGCGTGGCATTATTGGGAAAGCTGGCGAGTGGGATTTGcagcccaggcagagctgggacagcaGTGCTTGGGGAACAGTAAGTGTTTGTTGGGAAACTGGGAACTGTTTGTTGGTCAACAAGGGAAGAAACTAGTGAACAGATGTCTAAAATACACAAATGTAGGAGAAGCAAAACTAAGGGTGGATTTCCTGGCACCACGCGTGCTGTGTGCAAGAGCTGCGGGAAACAGGTTTTCCATTTGCTCATTCCTGGGGAAACCAAACCGTAAAAGCGGAAAAGTAGGATGCAGGAGAAGCTGCAGATCCCAGTATAAACGGCAGCTCGCTCGCTCTCTCCGGCGTGGAGGAGGAGCGCGGGTGGGAGACGGTGCGCggggaagcagggctgggtctggagccggggggcgccggggctggcggggccggggctgagGCACCGCGCCGGGTCCCGCACAGCCCCGCCGCCGAGGAGGGCAGCGACGGCCGCGACACGGACACGGACACGGACCCGGACCCGCAGCCGGACCCGCAGCGGGAGCCGGACCCGCagccggggccgcggcgcggGCGCTAATAAAGGCGTTGGGGGCAGCCGCGTGTGCGCGCCTCtgtgcggggcggcggggccggtaCCGGCCGGGCCGCGGGGCCGTTGGCGGGGCGATGCGGGCGGCGCCGGGGCTGCTGGGGGCACTGGCCGCGCTGGCCGCgctggggccggggctgggggcgctgggCTGGCGgccggccgggggcggcggggcgcggggggcgatGCCGGCGGTGCCGCGGCTggtggcggcgggcggcgcccCGCAGGTAGGTGCggaccccgggaccccccccggccccgctccccgccccgccacccCTAACGCTCCTCTCCCCGCGGGCAGCGCGCCCGGACCTACATCGTCCCCATCGAGGGGACCCCCCGCACCGTGCGCCTGCGGCAGCAGTAAGTGGGGTGCAGCGGGCAGGCAGCGCGGCCCCCGGCCCCTCTGCGGGGTGGCGGCCGGGGTCCGGGGAGGGCCGCGGCCTCGTGCGGTGGCCACCGCGTGTGGCCAAGGTGCCGATCGCGAGGGCATCATCTCTGCTTTGTGCATAGAGTGTTTTTGCCGGAGGATTTCCGGATCTATACCGATGGCCGAGGGGGGCTTGCGAGATCCGAACTGGCGCATATCGAGGTAACGGTCCCACCCCGTGTGCTGCACCCAGTGCCTCTGAGAGCAGAGTGACCGTGGAAGCGCTCCAGTGGCGGCTCTCAACAGTGCCCTGTGGAGCCCTGTTCTGCCCCGACACGGTGCCAGCAGGGCCTTTCTCAAGGcgccaaaccccttccctgtgacCACGGGTAGCCACGCCAGCGGTGCTCAAACCTCGACGGGGTTGGTACCGTGTGGTTGGAGGAAGgtgggcagcagccagctggtggTTTTGCAGAGAGGCAGGGTGGGGGTCTCAGCCTCTAGCTGACGCAGCGGTGCAAGCAATGCTGTCCTGCAGTGTGCGGGCTCCAGCTGCCTGCGGGGCCGGAGCTGCTGCCGGGTGAACGGCCGCGTCACCCAGCCGGCACAGCGCTTGGGAGGACAGCCACGCTGGGGGCACGCATCGCCTCGCACCCCGCAGCAGCGAGGGCTGGCACGGAGCCGTGACAGCTTCCCAAGGACGGTAGGGAGCTCCGGAAGGGACAAAGACCAGCCGGGAGTCAGTGCAGGTGCCCGCTCCCAGAGGAGGCTGCAGCGCTGTGCTTCTCCCCACGCGCGCTGTGTGCCCGTCCTCTGCGGGGACAGGGACCGCAGTGCAGGCGGCAGCAAGGTCTGGTGCCTCGCACACTGCAGCGCTCCCCAGGTCTCTGGGGAGAGGGCACCGAGCTGCTGATACCTTTACTCCTTCCAGCGTGACTGCTTCTACGAAGGCTACGTCGAGGGTTTCCCCATTTCACTCGTGGCGCTTAGCACCTGCTCCGGCCTGAGGTAAAGCGGTTGCCTTTGCGTGGGGGACAGGCGCCGGCTGGCGTTGGTGTCGTCCCAGGGAGGCGGAGGAGCCATTCCTGCCGCTCTGCACCTTCGCTTTCCAGCGGGATCCTGCAGCTCGCGAATGCCAGCTACGGGATCAAGCCTCTGGAGGCTGCAGCCGGGTATCAGCACCTCGTGTACCCAATGCGGAATGAAAACATAGACAGTTGGCTGTTCATAGAAAACGCCTCTCTTGCCCAGGCTGGGGAGGTGTCACGGCAGCGGGAGGATGCAGTAGCAGTGAGTACACCCCCTGGCCGCCTGGTCTTCGGTGGGATGGTAGCCATAGGCATGGGAAATCTGTCACTGAAGAAGGCCTCAATTTGTGCAATAGTGTGTTCTTTGAGTCGATTTGGTACAGGAGGTGCTAAATGGCTGCGTAACTTGCCTGTGCTAAGGCTGAGGTCTCTGCCTGTGATGGGTGGGAGCTGTGAGGGTGGTCCAAGGCTGGGCAAGCAGGACGGGGATTTCTCAGCAGCGGTTATCATGCAAGAGCCGACCCCATtagcagggcaggagagagcCAGGCAAGCGGGGAGGGCACGTTCCTTTGCTGGAATGTGGCCCGTTGGGCCAGCGCCACCGGCAGTGCGCAGTGCCGGGAGGGCAGCGGTGCGGGCTGGTGTGCGGCACTGCTGGGTGGCTGGGTGGCGGAGCTGTTGTGAATAGGAAGGAGTCAAtgcttgcccctgctctgttaCATGtggccttttttcccctgttggTCTGTGGCCTTGCCAAAATGTCTGTTGTAAATGTGGCCGCAATCTGTGGCTGAGGTTGTCACTGTTTTCCTGGGAGTCTGTGACTGTCCTACAGCTCCAAATGGCCGTGAAGTGCAGCAACTGACCACGGACCTAAAGGTCTCCTTCGCAGAGCTGCTACAAACTGCAGAAGCTCTGCACTAATGCATGCGtggggtggttttgttgttttgatgttTGACCTTTCCTAAAGGGTAAACAGGCTGACAGCAGATCCCCGCGGTATCTGGAAATGCACGCAGTTTTGGACAAGGCTCTGGTAAGTCTTTGCTCTGCTGTAAACTGTTGCCTCTAGAAGAAACTTCTGCATGCAGCAAGTCTGTAGCTACACAAGAATATCAAGGGCAATTTGCACGAGGCTTGAGAGTCTCCACACAATGGGAACTAACTCCCTTGGGCATGGACGAGAATATGTTGTGGCCGACAGCACAGCCGGTGCTCCAGGGGAGTGCCTCGCGCGGTGCCCTGACATGCTCTTGTGTTCGTCGCCTTTCAGTATGACTATATGGGAGCAGACAAGGATGCTGTGACGGCCAAGATAGTGCAGCTTTTCAGCTATGTGAACAGTGTAAGTTGCTTTTGGTCGCATCCCGAACACGCATGGGAAGCACGTGGTAGTGGTATGGGTAAGCTAAAGCAAGCGGGAGGCTGCGGACCGCAGGGCTCTGTGGACCAGCCCTGTTGTCTGTCTGCCTCCAGATGTTTGCTCGCCTCAGTCTGACGATAGCACTGTCTTCTCTGGAGTTTTggacagaaaagaacaaaatcccAACCACGGGAGATGCTGAGGAGTTGCTGCAGAGATTTTTGCAGTGGAAGAATGTGCATCGTGTGCTGCGGCTGCAGGACATAACATTCCTATTTGTGTAAGACGAGGATGGCTGTGTTAGCgtggaaacaaaaggaaggtGCCGGTATGCCGTGTGTCGGAGTGAGTCTCGTCTGCTCCCCAGTTACAGGGAGCAGACCCGTTATGTGGGGGCATCTTCTGCGAGGAAGCTGTGTCGCAGAAACCACGCTGGAGGGGTTGTCTTGGTACGGTACCACtgagctgtctgtctgtccccatAAGCTCGCATGCCTGGAGGTAAGGGGGTGAGCGGTGCCTCCGGAGCTAAGCCCCGTGCGTGGCCTGAGGCCGAGGAGCCCCTGGCAGCAGAGGCTCCTCCGGGCGGGAGCAGAGCCCCACCAGCCGCACAGCAgcggtgctgggggctgcaggctgTTGGTGCGGGAGCCCTCATGCCCGGCAGCCCTCCAGACCCCCGAGGGAAGGCACCTGGGGGCAGCAGCGACGGCAGCTGAGGCCAGTCCCTGTCCCCCCGGCAGTACCGGAGGTCTATGACGCTGGAGGCGCTGGCAGTCGTCGTGGCCCAGCTGCTGGGCCTCGGCTTGGGGATGGCGTTCGACGATCCCGGCAGCTGTGACTGCGCTGGAGCCGCCTGCATAATGCAGGCCAGCTCGGTGTAaggctccccctgccccctggGCGCACGGGTGGGCTTCGGGGCGGTGGCACCAGCGGGGTGTGCTCCCGCCGGGTGTGCGCGGTGCCCGTCTGTGCGACGCTGCCTGcgaggggcagagcaggggacgTGTACAGGGGCGCAGGGGGCAGACAGCGGGCGGCTCCTGGGGGCAACAGCCGCAGAGAGCAGCCGCCCCACGATGCCGACATCTTCCGTGGGTGGGAAGGGCCACGCAGCCCCAGACGCAGACCGTGGTAACGGCAGCTGTGCCCTCTGACTTGCAGACACTCAACTGGTGTGAAAgccttcagcagctgcagcataaGAGACTTTCAGCGCTTTCTCGCCGCGGGAGAAGGGCAGTGCCTGCTGAACAGGCCAGCTCTGGATGCAGCGTATAAAGCTCCTCTGTGCGGCAACAAGGTGGTGGAGCCGGGAGAGGCTTGCGACTGCGGTTCAGCAGAGGTTAGTTGTGGAGCCTTGGTACAGCGGGAGGGCGCCGTGTGTCCCCGGCGGGATGGACTGTTCCAGGAGAGGTGTGAATTGCTCCTGTACCCTCCAGACCTCTGCGCAGGGCAGAGAGGACCCGAGGCTTTACAAATCCCTAACGCAGCGCTGGTGCCATGCAGGCGCTTGGCTGTGGTTGCCACCATGTCCGAAGCAGCCGTCATAGAGGGCTGTTGCATGGTGTTGGTAACGGGTGGGTGGAGGGAGCTTGTAAGCGGTGGTAGCTGTAATGAGGGGCTGCCCCCACcctctgctgcagggacacagcctgaaatggggctggggggattACCCTAGGGACGTGCCAGGGCGTCCTGCTACGGACACCACTTGGGAAGCAGCTTTGCACACCAGAGTGGCACATGGTGATGTTGTGGGGAGAAACTCTGTGCCTGCAGTCTACCAAAAGGCAGGGGTGCTATAGCGGTCCTGTGGTTTGCTGGCAGGGTGGAGGTGGAGGCAGCAGGGAAATTCTGGTAGAGGGTCAGTACCCTGTTGCAGAGGAGAACTGGTGAGCAGTGGATGAACTCCTCTGCCTTGCTAGAAGCCCCCTAGTTTTGTGCTGACCTCGGTGCGGCCATGTGGCACATCTGCAAGAGATCTCTGTCCCCAAAAGTGCTGCCAGCAACGGCTCCCCCCAGCCTCAGGCACGTATGGTTATGAGGATGGAAAAAAACATCCTTGCCATGGGAGCATTGATGGCTGAGGGCATCCAGCCTGGTAGGGGGGCTCTGCCCAGGGACCCCGGGTGCTTCTGGAGAGCCTGGGAGATGGCTGCCTCAGGTGATGGGGGCTGCTGGAGAGAAAGGCCAAGCTCTCTGGCGTGTTCCCTTGTCCTCTGGAGAAGCGGAACCTCGCCTGACTGTCCCTGCTGGTCACCTCCAGGAATGTCAGCGCGACCCGTGCTGCGCCGTTGGCTGCAGGATGAGGAGAGGGGCGCAGTGCCTGTCGGGACCGTGCTGCCGGAATTGCCAGGTGAGCCATGTGCTGGGAGCGGGCATGCTGCGGTCCCTAGGGAGAGCCCCTGCGCCGGCATCGCTCGCTCACCTGCCTGATGTGAAGCGGGAATGTAACGGGGCTCAAGGGGGGAAACGGGGAGCGTGCCCCCAGCTGACGGTACTTGCTAGTGCGCTGACGTGGAGGGTCAGCGAGTGTCAGAAGGTGCCGTGAGCACTGTGAAGTGCTGGTGCCAGCAGAGGCATTTGGGCATTCCTCCTAATTCTGTCCTGATCTGTTCTACTGAAATTCTATTCTAGTTCTGTTCTATTCTAATTCTGCTCTATTTTAATTCTATTCTAACCTAATCGATTTTCTTTCCTCTAGTTTTTGAAAAGAGGCACGTTATGTAGAAGCAGCTCCGAGGACGAAGGTGGGTTGAAGGAGTATTGCAACGGTACCTCTGGGGACTGCACACCCGATCTCTGGGTCATGGACGGGCACCCCTGCAGCAGGAACACTGCCTTCTGCTACCAGGGAGTCTGCCAGACAGCCGACAAGCAGTGTCAGAAGGTCTTCGGCCAAGGTAAGCGTGACGGATTGTAGGAGGGGGGCTGGCTGTTGTGTGGGAAATGCAAAGACCTGGAAGGGAAGCACTGAAGTGGGAAACCCTGGCAACCCAACCCATGCCTGTGGGCTAACAGGGACAGGAGGCGTGTTGGGCCGTCTGTCCATCGCTGTGCTGTCCTGGTGTGGGTTACTCTGGGGGTGTTCGTAAGGGACCGAGGCCCTGTAGCCAGAGTGGAGGTGCCAGTGAGAGAAGTGATCTCATGGAAGTTGATCCAAGCTGGGTGAAAGAGCAAGTggccgaggggctgggggaaaagtCCGTGAGTGCACCATGGAAAGGGTGTAGCACAGCCACGGCTCCAAATGCCTCTGAGCACGCAGGTGCCCCGGGCATCACCACGTAGCGGGTGTAGCATGTGGCCTAAGTGGTGATGCCCAATCCTGAGGTGGAGGGAAGCGTTGGACAGACTATGGGTGTTGTTACGTGTTTGCAGGGGCCAAGAACGGGCCCTTGGCCTGCTACGAAGAAATTAACAGCCAAAGGGACAGAATGGGACATTGTGGCTCCGATCGGCACGGTTACCAGCATTGTGCATGGAAGTAGGTGCCATAGTAAGGGTGCTTGGGTGTTCTGGTCTCAGCATGGTCTGCCATGGAGTGGGGGTCCTGGCCCCATAGCGGGAAAGTGGGAGAGCACAGCGGGGTCCCAGAAATCAGCCACCCATCAGCGGCAAGAAACGTGCtgtcctggggctgggcaggcagggccaCTGGATGTGCCTGCGCAGAGGTGGTGAGCACATGGgccgggagggagggatgcGGAGCCGGTGAGTGCACGGgccgggagggagggatgcGGAGCCGGTGAGCGCACGGgccgggagggagggatgcGGAGCCGGTGAGCGCACGGGCCGGGAGGGGGGGATGCGGAGCTGGTGAGCGCACGGgccgggagggagggatgcGGAGCCGGTGAGCGCACGGgccgggagggagggatgcGGAGCCGGTGAGCGCACGGgccgggagggagggatgcGGAAAGGACCCATGGCGAATGTCAGCGTGTGTGTCCACGTGCTGGGAAGCGGGTGTTCAGGGTCCATTCTCCAAGCATGCGCTTGGTGTTGACAACAGAACTGGAATGGAAGGCTGAAGGTGGCTGTTGTTAAGTCCTTTGGTCATGATGCCTTTGCAGGGATCTCCGATGTGGGAAGCTCGTGTGTGAATATCCAGGCTCCAAGCCCTTTACCAAGGAGAAGGCTGCGGTGATTTACGCTCGGGTGCAGAACACGCTGTGTGTGACATTAGACTACATGAAGCCTCTCACGGagagggaccccatgctggtGAACAACGGCACTGTCTGCGATGACCACAAGGTAAGCGATGCCCTGCGTGTAGCAGCTCCCTTGGGAAAAGGACCTGTAGAAAGTATCGATGTGGTAGTGGCGTCAGAGCGCCGAGAGCAGAGGCTTTTCTGTCGACTCCACCCTGAAGAAGTTGGGATGGATGTATGGGCGGCGCGACCCCCGTCAGATGGGGGTCCAGCACAAAGCCTGACGCTCCCTTGTGAGTTCCTGAAAGGTCTGCAGCTCACTGGAGCTGGGTGCGTAACGGCCCGGCCGGCTGACCCAGGGTTGCCTGTGTGCTTGTGCTGTAGATCTGCCTGAACCAGCGGTGTGTGCCTGCTGCAGTCCTGAACTATAAGTGTGAGATGAAGACAAAGTGCCACAATCATGGTGTAAGTCACGGTGCTGCGCGttgttgtttgtggtttggtcAACTCTCTGGAGATGTGGCTCACAAAAGCGGTGTCTCAGGTCATGTTTGtggggaagagcagctgagcGGGGCTTGGTGATGGAAGTGCTGGACCGTTTCTCGAGGCTGCATGTGTAGCACCTCCAGCAGAACTCCCTCATGGAGCCAAGTGGCTCCTCTTTGTAAATCAGCCAAAAGGAAAGGGTCTGAGCCCGCCCGGAGGCTGGAAGAAGCAATAAGGACTGGGAGGAGGCAGCCCTGGGAGGTGACAGCCAGCACTGACCGAGGCAAAGGGCCGGGCACGTGAGCCCTGGGCAAGCTGGGCACGGGGAGACTTTGCCTGGCATGAGATGCCCTGACATCTGTGCCCCGTGTCTGGCGAGTGAGGATGTGTGGGCATGATCCTCTGCAGCTGGCTATGTCCTGCCGCTCCCTGCCTGTCATGCAGGTCTGCAATAACCAAGGGAGCTGCCATTGCCATCCTGGCTGGAAACCACCGACTTGCCAGGAGAAGGCAGGGGTGATGGGCGGGAGCGGCAGCAGCGCGTCCAGAGATGGTGAGTGGCAACGGGAGCAGCTGCTCAGGGTGATGGTACCCGTGGGAAGAGATGGCTCTGGGGCCGGGGTATGGATTCCTGCTCTGCTGGTGGCTTGCCAGAGCAGGGCCATGTAGACAAGTGTCTGGGTCCTGTGGTGTGTCTCAGGATGGGCTCAAAGATGTTGTTCTGTGCCTAGATGAAGCAGATGTCAGGAGAGGGGGCTCGCTGAAGCTGTGGCTGCTTCTGACCTTCTGTCTCTTTGTGCCTGTCACTGCTGGGCTCGTCCTCATGGCACTAAGGAGAAGAGGCCCAAAGTGCTGTCTTGCCACAGAGGAGCTGGATGGAGACAAGTGAGTTTGTTCTCTGCACCAAAGGGTGTTGAGGTGATGGTGTGGAGGTGGCCGTAGGCAGCAGGGAAGCTGGAGCTCAGACAAGGACTAAGCCGTGCAGTACGCCCGAGACGGGAGGGGGAAGCAGGAGCGACAGCTGATGAAGGGACGAAGCGGTGCCAGCATGGGCTGGCTGCGAtgctgggagggaggggttttgcTCCTTGCAGCTCTAGGCAGTTCTGCGGCTGAGAGGAGCTGCCTTCATGGTTGGTCCCACTCTAGGTTGGAAGACAAAGACTGTGTGGATGAGGAAAGGAGCGTGTTGGATGTGTAGCGGCACAGCAGGGAAGGATGTTGAAACGTAAGTCATTGCCCAAGCGGCTGACTGGTTTTTCTGGGCTGTGCTTGTGAGGGGGTGGCGGTGGAGCTGGCAGTGGAAATGGGAGAGGGAGCCGTTGTGTGTGCCTTGACGCTGGCAGGGAAGCAGCCTGAGCGGGCGCGTCGGCCTGGGGTCAGGGCACCGTGGCTGCTGGGGCCGTGGGTGGGCAGCAGAGGGTGTCTGTGGCACATTGGCTCCCGGGCACCTGTAGATGTGGCCGGTTGAAGACACAGGAGTCGGAGCGGGTGGTCAAGAGGCGGCAGGTGGCCAAATGTCCCAGGCAGGTGGCAGCACACGGCAGCCTGGCTGGTGGCCAGTTAGCGTGAGCTCTGAGCAGTGAAGCTTAAGAGGTGCTTCACCTCTTAaggggggggttggacaagatgatctctagaggtcccttccaacccctaccattctgtgattctgtgcttgCTGGGAGAAGGTGTACAACTGTAATAGGAAAGTAGGGTGGGACAGAGTGGCCTGGACTAGTGGAGTTAGTTAGAAGGGACCTGCAACGGTTGTTTAGTGCAATCACTGTAGTGTTGCAGCCTGCGGGGCAAGTCAGCGTAACGGCCATCAGCGTGACACACCGGCGAGTGGGTGCCAGGACGTGTCCCCGCAATGCCACGTAGAGGCCAGCCGTGGCTGGCCGAGGGTGTGTGATGGTTGGGTGCCGTGGCCAGCATCAGCCTCGGGAAGGGCAattcccagggctcagtgttggggccagccttgtttaatatcttcatcaatgatctggacgaggggatcgagg
The sequence above is drawn from the Phalacrocorax carbo chromosome 24, bPhaCar2.1, whole genome shotgun sequence genome and encodes:
- the LOC135317020 gene encoding uncharacterized protein LOC135317020, translated to MAPGPGLVPLAALRDITEKQILSVGSQMLLHITVPQRLLSKTAGETDTVSYVLGIEGRPYTLHLRQQFFLSDDFRIYTYNEKGSLRSDSPHVKGGCHYWGYIDGFPNSAVTLSTCSGLRGLLQFENVSYGIEPLGYSPAFEHFVYRVSDEKAAGSLFATGRREGGPGRLTAEEVSSKARGDGEVTSKYQRELALHVVLERALYDHLGADDYVVTQKIVQVSSLLSSMFRSLNLTVMLSSMEVWMDNSTFKTTGRGEEVLARLLKWKQTSPTVQPHEVPYLLLYRDRAAFVGATAPGKACQRDAAGAVAVYQGAVTLESFSVLLAQLLGRSLGVSYDDSRDCRCPGRVCLMSREALRFSGAKAFSSCSIGDFETFLKQNRDCPFIRHTLRQPSYRAAVCGNGVVEPGEQCDCGGAEACALDKCCTPQCKFKQGMKCSFGLCCANCQFKQKNSQCRPAADAQCDLAEFCNGSSASCPPDLYVQDGHGCERGTGYCYKGRCQSPDLQCQRLYGRGAKNAPLACYEEVNSHQDRFGHCGNHPKDGYQPCSWPNLGCGKLVCTYPNRIPFTKVKGAIIYAQVQGHLCVSFDFLRGPTALDPLLVKEGTKCGPGKVCMNGTCHPHSVLKYDCNVQKKCHGHGVCNNKKNCHCDPGWNPPRCKTRGSSVGGSIDSMLGRGHITQSSAPAVLKNWLLLSLSIILLALVCGTVVIMKRSQLKRFCARRGSHADGDGRDTDTDTDPDPQPDPQREPDPQPGPRRGVGCSGQAARPPAPLRGGGRGPGRAAASCGGHRVWPRCRSRGHHLCFVHRVFLPEDFRIYTDGRGGLARSELAHIERDCFYEGYVEGFPISLVALSTCSGLSGILQLANASYGIKPLEAAAGYQHLVYPMRNENIDSWLFIENASLAQAGEVSRQREDAVAGKQADSRSPRYLEMHAVLDKALYDYMGADKDAVTAKIVQLFSYVNSMFARLSLTIALSSLEFWTEKNKIPTTGDAEELLQRFLQWKNVHRVLRLQDITFLFVYREQTRYVGASSARKLCRRNHAGGVVLYRRSMTLEALAVVVAQLLGLGLGMAFDDPGSCDCAGAACIMQASSVHSTGVKAFSSCSIRDFQRFLAAGEGQCLLNRPALDAAYKAPLCGNKVVEPGEACDCGSAEECQRDPCCAVGCRMRRGAQCLSGPCCRNCQFLKRGTLCRSSSEDEGGLKEYCNGTSGDCTPDLWVMDGHPCSRNTAFCYQGVCQTADKQCQKVFGQGAKNGPLACYEEINSQRDRMGHCGSDRHGYQHCAWKDLRCGKLVCEYPGSKPFTKEKAAVIYARVQNTLCVTLDYMKPLTERDPMLVNNGTVCDDHKICLNQRCVPAAVLNYKCEMKTKCHNHGLAMSCRSLPVMQVCNNQGSCHCHPGWKPPTCQEKAGVMGGSGSSASRDDEADVRRGGSLKLWLLLTFCLFVPVTAGLVLMALRRRGPKCCLATEELDGDKLEDKDCVDEERSVLDV